Genomic DNA from Brassica oleracea var. oleracea cultivar TO1000 unplaced genomic scaffold, BOL UnpScaffold01390, whole genome shotgun sequence:
caaattttattttactattttttgacTGGTTTTTTATTGTCTCATTATGCAGAGAGGGGCTTTGATCTTCACATGATTTGTTTTTTCATGAATGCTCTGGAAACAGTTTCGAAATCTCTTCTCCACCACCGCCACTACATCCATAGCTTCCGCATTTTCCAAACAGAGGTCTTCACACTATGGTGTTGTTCGTTTGCTCACACAGGTGATCCATTTGGGTGAAGatacaaattgatttttattttgtacattataatgctacatccagatggatcacccagctgatttttttaaaactcatctcaaattctcattCAAGTGAaagtgagtcttgatggtgcatctggattTAGATGCATCTAGTTtagtccaaaatgataaataacaaataatttttaaaaatcaaaatattattttcaaaccaaaaattctatttttttaggCGACGAGCAAATCGCTGACAACATAATCGGAGTTATCTTCGCAGCAAGAGATACGACAGCGAGTGTGCTGACGTGGACGGTGGATCCTCAAGTACTTAGCAGATAATCCAACTGTCCTAGAAGCTGTCACTGTAAGCATATTTTTCTGTAAGGACACTTAAAAGATCTCACAAAAGAGCTCTGATGAGCATAATAAGGGAAGAAGAAAGGAATGCCGGCTAAGAATCTAATGgctgagagaagaagaaggaagaagcttAATGATAGGCTTTACATGCTCAGATCAGTTGTCCCCAGCATCAGTAAAGTGAGTAAtgactttaaaagaaaaaaaaattctttccttctttttttttcattttttcaatgTTTCTTAGTGTAAGAGTTTGTTACATGCAGATGGATAGAGCATCCATACTTGGTGATACTATTGATTATCTTAAAGAGATCTTACAGAGAATCAATGATCTTCATACCAAGCTTGAATCTACTCCATCGAGCTCTTCAGGCTTAACACCGACCCCACAGACGCTACCTTGCCGTGTTAAGGAAGAGTTGTGTCCGTCTTCCTCCTCCTTGTCAAGCCCTAAAGGCGAGCAAGCAAGAGTAAGAATAAACTCATTTGTTTGCTTGTGGACCAAACCAGACTCTGTAGTTTTTTTAAGTAAGGCTtcttggtttttgttttaagCAGATTGAGGTTAAGTTAAGGGAAGGAAAGGCAGTGAACATTCACATGTTCTGTGGAAGACGCCCTGGTCTTTTACTTTCCACCATGAGAGCTTTGGATGACTTAGGATTGGATGTTCAACAGGCCGTGATTAGCTGTTTCAACGGTTTTGCTTTGGATGTTTTCCGCGCTGAGGTAAACATAGTACGTAGATGCTATGCTGATCATTACTAATTATTGTGAGTGAGGATTAGTGTAGTATaaacatgttttgtttcttttaatcaGCAATGCCAAGAAGGTCACGAGGTGTTTCCTGAACAAATCAAAGCAGTGCTTCTAGACACAGCTGGTTACTCTGGTTTGCTTTGATTCCAATTCCTTTGCGGAACAGAAGGAAGCATCTATGAAGCAAAGCTAGAGGTCTATAAGCCTTTAATTAACTAGTCAGCAATTTTCTTACAGTTAGTTTCATTTCATCAGTCTTAATCTTGTATTGCAGATGATAGTTATTAATTTAATCTggctttgacaaaaaaaaacatgtgtttGTGCATGCATCAGTTCAACCTTTTCATACTCGTTgcataaaataaactatttcacATGTAACCAAAGTAACAaactagagattttttttttcatgcttCCAAATACAACGTTCAACgttccaaatat
This window encodes:
- the LOC106321288 gene encoding transcription factor SCREAM2-like; this encodes MVHLDLDASRKKKGMPAKNLMAERRRRKKLNDRLYMLRSVVPSISKMDRASILGDTIDYLKEILQRINDLHTKLESTPSSSSGLTPTPQTLPCRVKEELCPSSSSLSSPKGEQARIEVKLREGKAVNIHMFCGRRPGLLLSTMRALDDLGLDVQQAVISCFNGFALDVFRAEQCQEGHEVFPEQIKAVLLDTAGYSGLL